From one Mycolicibacterium sp. HK-90 genomic stretch:
- a CDS encoding nuclear transport factor 2 family protein produces the protein MSEYSDISALLYRYARAVDSKDWELYRSVFTEDAHIDYSSAGAVVGTRDDVVGWFAANFGVIPWSMHYITNIEILDSDGDTATVRAMFYNPMQLPGMAEMSACGGYYHHELVRTPDGWRSRSLREENLWFTNKP, from the coding sequence GTGAGCGAGTATTCCGACATCTCGGCCCTGCTGTACCGCTACGCGCGGGCGGTCGACTCCAAGGACTGGGAGCTGTACCGGTCGGTGTTCACCGAGGATGCCCACATCGACTATTCGTCGGCGGGCGCCGTGGTGGGCACCCGCGATGACGTGGTCGGCTGGTTCGCCGCCAACTTCGGGGTGATTCCGTGGAGCATGCACTACATCACCAACATCGAGATCCTCGACAGCGACGGTGACACCGCGACGGTGCGGGCGATGTTCTACAACCCCATGCAGCTACCCGGAATGGCCGAGATGAGCGCCTGCGGCGGGTACTACCACCACGAACTGGTGCGCACACCCGACGGCTGGCGCAGCCGCAGCCTGCGCGAGGAAAACCTCTGGTTCACCAACAAGCCCTAA
- the rlmN gene encoding 23S rRNA (adenine(2503)-C(2))-methyltransferase RlmN, translated as MKQELVFEAPRRGMPPRHLADLDEDGRSAAVAELGLPKFRAKQLANQYYGRLIADPKQMTDLPAAVRDQVAEALFPTLIDPVKQIQCDAGETRKTLWRAGDGTTFESVLMRYPQRNTVCISSQAGCGMACPFCATGQGGLMRNLSTAEILEQVRAASSAMRSEHDGRLSNIVFMGMGEPLANYNRVLAAVKRIIAPPPNGFGISARSVTVSTVGLAPAIRKLADERLGVTLAVSLHTPDDELRDTLVPVNNRWRVDEVLDAARYYADVTGRRVSIEYALIRDINDQPWRADLLGKKLHAKLGQLVHVNLIPLNPTPGSKWDASPKPVEREFVKRVQAKGVSCTVRDTRGREIAAACGQLAAEG; from the coding sequence ATGAAGCAGGAACTGGTCTTCGAAGCCCCACGTCGCGGTATGCCGCCGCGGCACCTTGCCGACCTCGACGAGGACGGCCGTTCCGCTGCCGTCGCCGAACTGGGTCTGCCGAAATTTCGCGCCAAACAGCTGGCCAACCAGTACTACGGCAGGCTGATCGCCGATCCCAAGCAGATGACCGATCTGCCCGCGGCCGTGCGCGACCAGGTGGCCGAGGCGCTATTCCCGACGCTGATCGATCCGGTGAAGCAAATCCAGTGCGATGCGGGGGAGACCCGCAAGACACTCTGGCGTGCCGGTGACGGCACGACGTTCGAGTCCGTCTTGATGCGTTACCCGCAGCGCAACACGGTGTGCATCTCCTCGCAGGCCGGCTGCGGCATGGCCTGCCCGTTCTGCGCGACCGGCCAGGGCGGCCTGATGCGCAACCTGTCCACGGCCGAGATCCTCGAACAGGTCCGGGCGGCGTCGTCGGCCATGCGTTCCGAGCATGACGGCAGGCTGTCCAACATCGTCTTCATGGGCATGGGTGAGCCGCTGGCCAACTACAACCGGGTGCTGGCGGCCGTCAAGCGCATCATCGCGCCGCCGCCGAACGGTTTCGGGATCAGTGCGCGGTCGGTGACGGTGTCGACGGTCGGTCTGGCCCCCGCCATCCGGAAACTCGCCGACGAACGCCTCGGTGTCACCCTGGCGGTGTCCCTGCACACCCCCGACGACGAACTGCGCGACACCCTGGTGCCGGTGAACAACCGGTGGAGGGTCGACGAGGTGCTCGATGCCGCGCGGTACTACGCCGATGTCACCGGCCGGCGGGTGTCCATCGAGTACGCGCTGATCCGCGACATCAACGATCAGCCTTGGCGCGCAGACCTTCTCGGTAAGAAGCTGCACGCCAAACTGGGACAGTTGGTGCACGTCAATCTCATTCCACTCAACCCGACTCCGGGCAGCAAATGGGACGCCAGTCCCAAACCGGTCGAGCGGGAGTTCGTCAAACGCGTTCAGGCCAAAGGTGTCTCGTGCACCGTGCGCGATACCCGAGGGCGGGAAATCGCCGCGGCCTGTGGCCAATTGGCCGCCGAGGGCTAG
- a CDS encoding DMT family transporter, protein MPPNPMPMRTATTVTFFYALGYPIGNLAVHALSPMAVLVVRFGLAGLVLGTWAGVARVGFPTGRKLFHVAVAGLLMQAVQFCALYIAIQHGAPAVLCAVVIAMNPVATALLAAMFLRDRLTPRRVVALVLGVAAVLTACATRLVASGGIDPVVGLLLVALLGLAAGGVYQQRFCSDVDFRASTSVQNAVAFIPALALALSTPLEVHDATKAVLAVAGVVLLNAILGVSLYVRAINLHGASAVAMLFCVIPAVAGVLSWLMLGERVDIGITAGLVLGAIACWLNASGTRSERGLREERQHDPADDGGRKHRVDPVHDAAVAGQ, encoded by the coding sequence ATGCCGCCCAATCCGATGCCGATGCGCACGGCGACGACCGTGACGTTCTTCTACGCCCTGGGTTATCCGATCGGGAACCTGGCTGTCCACGCCTTGTCGCCGATGGCGGTGTTGGTGGTTCGTTTCGGGCTGGCGGGCCTGGTCCTCGGCACCTGGGCCGGGGTGGCCCGGGTCGGCTTTCCCACGGGCCGCAAGCTGTTTCACGTCGCGGTGGCGGGCCTGCTCATGCAGGCGGTGCAGTTCTGTGCGCTCTACATCGCGATTCAGCATGGAGCTCCGGCAGTGCTGTGCGCGGTTGTCATCGCGATGAATCCGGTTGCGACTGCATTGCTGGCAGCGATGTTCTTGCGTGACCGGTTGACGCCGCGCCGCGTGGTCGCCCTGGTGCTCGGCGTCGCCGCCGTGCTGACGGCATGCGCAACGCGCCTGGTCGCCTCGGGTGGGATCGACCCTGTGGTCGGGCTCCTGTTGGTCGCGTTGCTCGGCCTGGCGGCCGGCGGGGTTTATCAGCAGCGGTTCTGCTCTGATGTCGATTTCCGGGCTTCGACGTCGGTGCAGAACGCCGTCGCGTTCATACCCGCGTTGGCACTTGCGCTGAGCACACCGCTCGAGGTGCATGACGCGACGAAGGCGGTGCTGGCGGTGGCGGGCGTGGTGCTGCTCAACGCCATCCTCGGGGTGTCGCTCTACGTGCGGGCCATCAATCTGCATGGCGCATCCGCGGTGGCGATGCTGTTCTGCGTGATCCCGGCCGTCGCGGGCGTCCTGTCCTGGCTGATGCTCGGCGAGCGGGTGGACATCGGTATCACCGCCGGACTGGTTCTCGGTGCGATCGCGTGCTGGCTGAACGCATCAGGCACGCGCAGCGAGCGCGGCCTACGCGAGGAGCGTCAGCACGATCCAGCCGACGACGGCGGACGGAAGCATCGCGTCGATCCGGTCCATGATGCCGCCGTGGCCGGGCAGTAG
- a CDS encoding LysR family transcriptional regulator, which produces MGQVLDIAPLRSLVAVADCGGFHRAAAVLHMTQSAVSQHMRRIEAVVGGPVVERSGRGVAFTELGHRVLGHARGILAAHDAALIDLGAAEEQVLLIGATEHGADVMLPALTAALGERLPNWRLRFRLDRNVTLADAIEHGLVDLAVMLDGSGMDPAHASGTLALKWVSGRSFTTPPNQPLPVVMFSEPCTLREPTFATLDRCGTDYRIAAESANLSGLFAAVRSGLGVALLPMIGRLPDGLCLAEGLPPASRASVFVRGRAGVDTDVLDTVERTVHDVLAEQA; this is translated from the coding sequence ATGGGGCAGGTGCTGGACATCGCACCGCTGCGCAGCCTGGTTGCGGTGGCGGACTGTGGCGGGTTTCACCGCGCCGCCGCCGTGTTGCACATGACTCAGTCCGCCGTCAGTCAGCACATGCGGCGCATCGAAGCGGTCGTCGGCGGTCCCGTCGTCGAACGCTCCGGTCGCGGTGTCGCCTTCACCGAGCTGGGACATCGCGTCCTCGGTCACGCGCGGGGCATCCTCGCCGCGCACGACGCGGCGTTGATCGATCTCGGTGCGGCCGAGGAACAAGTGCTGTTGATCGGCGCCACCGAACACGGCGCCGACGTCATGCTGCCCGCACTCACAGCGGCGCTGGGTGAGCGGTTGCCCAACTGGCGGCTGCGGTTTCGCCTCGACCGCAACGTGACCCTCGCCGATGCCATCGAACACGGTCTTGTCGACCTTGCCGTGATGCTCGACGGCTCCGGGATGGATCCCGCTCACGCCTCCGGAACGCTTGCGCTGAAGTGGGTTTCGGGCCGCAGCTTCACCACTCCGCCGAATCAGCCGTTGCCGGTGGTGATGTTCTCCGAACCCTGCACGTTGCGCGAACCCACGTTCGCCACGCTCGACCGGTGCGGGACCGACTACCGCATCGCCGCCGAATCCGCGAACCTGTCCGGCCTGTTCGCGGCGGTGCGTTCCGGCTTGGGCGTGGCACTGCTGCCGATGATCGGCCGCCTGCCCGACGGGCTGTGTCTGGCCGAGGGGCTGCCCCCGGCCAGCCGCGCCTCGGTGTTCGTCCGCGGCCGGGCCGGGGTGGACACCGACGTCCTGGACACCGTCGAGCGCACCGTTCACGACGTTCTCGCCGAACAAGCCTGA
- the frr gene encoding ribosome recycling factor: protein MIDETLFDAEEKMEKAVSVARDDLATIRTGRANPGMFSRINIDYYGAMTPITQMASINVPEARLVVIKPYEASQLRPIEDAIRNSDLGVNPTNDGSIIRISIPQLTEERRRDLVKQAKSKGEDAKVSIRNIRRKAMEELSRIKKDGEAGEDEVGRAEKDLDKSTHTYTSQIDELVKHKEGELLEV, encoded by the coding sequence GTGATCGACGAAACTCTCTTCGACGCTGAAGAGAAGATGGAAAAGGCCGTAAGTGTGGCCCGTGACGACCTGGCCACCATTCGGACCGGCCGGGCAAATCCGGGCATGTTCTCCCGTATCAACATCGACTACTACGGGGCGATGACGCCGATCACGCAGATGGCGAGCATCAACGTTCCCGAGGCGCGCCTCGTCGTGATCAAGCCCTATGAGGCGTCGCAGCTGCGGCCCATCGAGGACGCGATCCGCAACTCCGACCTCGGCGTGAACCCCACGAACGACGGCAGCATCATCCGCATCTCCATCCCGCAGCTGACCGAGGAGCGCCGCCGCGACCTGGTCAAGCAGGCAAAATCCAAGGGCGAGGACGCCAAGGTCTCGATCCGGAACATCCGTCGCAAGGCGATGGAAGAGCTCAGCCGGATCAAGAAGGACGGCGAGGCCGGCGAGGACGAGGTCGGGCGCGCCGAGAAGGACCTCGACAAGTCCACCCACACCTACACCAGTCAGATCGACGAATTGGTCAAGCACAAGGAAGGCGAGTTGCTGGAGGTCTAG
- a CDS encoding phosphatidate cytidylyltransferase, whose translation MADQQVPFVANTPVGEPQKKQSRAGRNLPAAIAVGVVLGAMAIGTLLFAPIWWLPLLAVAIAIATHEVIRRLREHGYALPTVPLLLGGQAMIWLTWPYGTAGLLGAYGGTIVVCMVWRLVGQGLDQQPVNYLRDIAATILLATWVPLFAAFTALLIFADHGGARVFTIIVTVVFADIGGYVAGVTFGKHLLAPAISPKKSWEGLGGSLVFGIAAAVLSVAFLLDKPAWVGVPLGLLLVITGVLGDLVESQIKRDLGIKDMGTLLPGHGGIMDRIDAMLPSAVVGWIVLTLLA comes from the coding sequence GTGGCCGATCAGCAAGTACCTTTCGTGGCAAACACACCGGTCGGAGAACCGCAGAAGAAGCAGTCCCGGGCCGGCCGCAACCTTCCGGCCGCCATCGCCGTCGGCGTCGTCCTCGGCGCCATGGCGATCGGAACCCTCCTGTTCGCGCCCATTTGGTGGCTGCCGTTGCTCGCGGTGGCCATCGCCATCGCCACTCATGAGGTGATCCGGCGGCTGCGCGAACACGGATACGCCCTGCCCACCGTCCCACTGCTCCTCGGTGGCCAGGCAATGATCTGGCTGACCTGGCCGTACGGAACCGCCGGTCTACTGGGTGCCTACGGCGGGACGATCGTCGTCTGCATGGTGTGGCGTCTGGTCGGGCAGGGCCTGGACCAGCAACCGGTCAACTACCTGCGCGATATCGCCGCGACGATCCTGCTCGCGACGTGGGTGCCGCTGTTCGCGGCCTTCACCGCGCTACTGATTTTCGCCGACCACGGCGGAGCCCGGGTTTTCACCATCATCGTGACGGTCGTCTTCGCCGACATCGGCGGCTATGTCGCGGGCGTCACGTTCGGCAAGCACCTGCTGGCGCCGGCGATCAGCCCCAAGAAATCCTGGGAGGGTCTCGGCGGTTCGCTGGTGTTCGGCATCGCCGCCGCCGTTCTCTCGGTGGCCTTCCTGCTGGACAAGCCCGCGTGGGTCGGGGTGCCGCTGGGCTTGCTGCTGGTCATCACCGGCGTGCTCGGCGACCTGGTCGAATCGCAGATCAAGCGTGACCTCGGGATCAAGGACATGGGCACGCTACTGCCCGGCCACGGCGGCATCATGGACCGGATCGACGCGATGCTTCCGTCCGCCGTCGTCGGCTGGATCGTGCTGACGCTCCTCGCGTAG